From a region of the Hymenobacter jejuensis genome:
- a CDS encoding cyclase family protein → MLATYPYHGHTFSFDPAAPLDISLPLGPGKNQVNCFWAEPVEFDVIRVGNFVGSVAEGGSTNYKRVHVTPHGNGTHTECYGHISPDPEATLNRCLRRFLFVAKLISVEPRQQTNRDQVVMLADMERELRPLWPDSGVLPEAIVLRTLPNHKAKRTRQYSGTNPTYLEPELAKYLADNHIEHLLLDLPSVDREEDAGALLAHHAFWQYPEHIRQTATITELIFVPDEIEDGIYLLNLQVTSLELDASPSKPVLYKLV, encoded by the coding sequence ATGCTCGCAACTTACCCGTACCACGGCCACACATTCTCTTTCGACCCAGCCGCGCCGCTGGACATTTCGCTGCCACTGGGCCCCGGCAAAAACCAGGTGAACTGCTTCTGGGCAGAGCCCGTGGAGTTTGACGTAATCAGGGTCGGCAACTTCGTGGGCAGCGTAGCCGAGGGGGGCAGCACCAACTACAAGCGAGTGCATGTCACCCCCCACGGCAACGGCACCCACACCGAATGCTACGGCCATATTTCCCCGGATCCCGAAGCTACCCTCAACCGATGTCTGCGTCGCTTTTTGTTTGTGGCTAAGCTCATCTCCGTCGAGCCTCGTCAACAGACTAACAGGGATCAAGTAGTGATGCTAGCGGATATGGAGCGGGAGCTAAGGCCACTTTGGCCCGACTCCGGGGTGCTGCCGGAAGCTATTGTTCTGCGCACTTTGCCCAACCACAAAGCCAAGCGGACCCGCCAATACTCAGGTACTAATCCGACGTACCTGGAGCCTGAACTAGCTAAGTATTTGGCGGACAATCACATAGAACATTTGCTGCTTGACCTTCCCAGCGTTGATAGAGAGGAAGATGCCGGTGCTTTGTTGGCTCATCACGCCTTTTGGCAGTACCCCGAGCACATACGCCAGACGGCTACCATCACCGAACTGATCTTCGTACCCGATGAGATCGAGGACGGAATATACTTGCTCAACCTCCAGGTAACTAGTCTGGAACTCGATGCTAGTCCGAGCAAGCCGGTGTTGTATAAGCTGGTCTGA
- a CDS encoding alpha/beta fold hydrolase encodes MPTPIFYLIPGLGADERVFQNLQPRLLGQTIVLQWLTPEHDESIDHYAQRMAARIPLDQECWVVGVSFGGTIALEICRTRPQARAILISSIPDADSLPLLLRLIRTTNIYKLVPPPLLKLFPRAGQWYFGVKNGREYQVFKEILRDMEPVYTRWAIDRLLHWDSEGVGRCLQILGTEDRVFPPGPAPVDYLIQGGGHFMVLSHAEEISQIINELARDPKAVPNVHWD; translated from the coding sequence GTGCCTACTCCTATTTTCTATCTCATTCCGGGCTTGGGCGCCGACGAGCGCGTCTTCCAGAACCTGCAACCGCGTCTTTTAGGACAAACCATTGTTTTACAGTGGCTTACCCCTGAGCACGACGAATCGATTGACCACTACGCACAGCGTATGGCGGCGCGCATTCCGCTAGATCAGGAATGTTGGGTAGTGGGCGTTTCGTTTGGCGGCACCATTGCCTTAGAAATCTGTCGGACGCGCCCGCAAGCGCGAGCCATACTAATTTCGAGCATCCCCGACGCTGACTCGTTGCCACTGCTCTTGCGCCTTATTCGCACTACCAATATCTATAAGCTTGTACCGCCACCTCTGCTCAAGCTGTTTCCGCGAGCCGGGCAATGGTATTTCGGCGTGAAGAATGGCAGAGAATACCAGGTGTTCAAGGAAATCCTTCGGGATATGGAGCCGGTGTACACTCGCTGGGCTATTGATCGGCTGCTGCACTGGGACAGCGAAGGCGTGGGGCGGTGCCTCCAGATTTTGGGCACCGAAGACCGCGTCTTTCCACCCGGCCCGGCTCCAGTCGATTACCTAATTCAAGGCGGCGGGCACTTCATGGTTTTAAGTCATGCTGAAGAGATCAGCCAGATTATCAATGAACTAGCTCGCGATCCGAAGGCCGTACCCAACGTGCATTGGGATTAA